GCCTCTGCCGACTTGGCCGGTGAAGTAGATGAGATCCGTTGGGTAGGCGCCGGACAGCTTGGCCGATTGATCGCAGCGCTGAAGCGTGAAAAGGTAACGGATGCGGTGATGCTCGGGAAGATCCCGCTGGGCCTTCTCTTTTCACGCGTGAAGATCGATCTGGCCGGCCTGCTGTTCTACCTGAAGCTCAAAGACCGACGCGGTGATACGATCCTCGCAGGCGTGAGCGATCTGTTGATGCGGGAAGGGATTACCCTGCATGATTGCCGGCAGTTCCTGTCTTCGATCGTCTTGCGGAAGGGACTGCTGACGGCGCGGGCGCCAAGCGCTTCGGAACAGCAGGATATCAGCTTTGGAAGGGAGCTTGCCCGATCCATGGCGCGATTGCGGATCGGCCAGACGGTTGTGGTCAAACGCCGAACTGTCCTCGCAGTGGAAGCGATCGAGGGAACTGATGCCGCCATTCGTCGCGGCGGCACACTCGGCAATGGGGGGGTAGTGGTCGTCAAGGTCGGGCGTCCTGACCAGGATATGCGCTTTGATCTTCCGGTCGTCGGGCCGGACACTGTGACAGCCCTCGAAGATGCGGGTGCGACTGCGCTTGCTCTGGATGCCGATCATACCTTGATGCTCAATCGGGAGAAGGTGGCGGAGGCTGCCGATCGGCTTGGGTTGGCGATTGTGGCGGACTAGCGGCAGGACGGCAACCAGCCGTCAGCTATCAGCGTTCAGCTTGCTGATAGTTGCGTGCGAGCTTGCTTACATCAACGCGAAGGATGGGAAGAATTGCGAATGAGGAACGGACATCCGATTCGAGTGGGCGTCGTAGGTGTCGGCTACGTGGGACATCACCACACCCGAATCTATTCGGAGTTGCCTGATGTTGAACTGGT
The genomic region above belongs to Candidatus Methylomirabilis tolerans and contains:
- the lpxI gene encoding UDP-2,3-diacylglucosamine diphosphatase LpxI (LpxI, functionally equivalent to LpxH, replaces it in LPS biosynthesis in a minority of bacteria.), translating into MECLGIIAGGGPLPVVAAREARMQGIKVVAIAVEEAASADLAGEVDEIRWVGAGQLGRLIAALKREKVTDAVMLGKIPLGLLFSRVKIDLAGLLFYLKLKDRRGDTILAGVSDLLMREGITLHDCRQFLSSIVLRKGLLTARAPSASEQQDISFGRELARSMARLRIGQTVVVKRRTVLAVEAIEGTDAAIRRGGTLGNGGVVVVKVGRPDQDMRFDLPVVGPDTVTALEDAGATALALDADHTLMLNREKVAEAADRLGLAIVAD